The sequence below is a genomic window from Posidoniimonas polymericola.
GTCGAGCAGCTGCTGGAGCTTGGTCGTGACGAAGCCCTGTTCGCCGCCGCTGCCGTCGTCGGTCATGACGAAGAGCTCGTCGCTGGTGGCGCGTACTTCTTCTTCGAGGATCACGAGCTGGCGGTTGCGTGCGCCGAGGATGCTGATGACGTGGTTGCCGGCCTGCTTCATCGCGACCGCCGTGGGGTAGGCGATGGCGGTTCCCACCCCGCCGCCGATAACGACCGAGGTTCCGAAATCCTCGACCTCAGACGCCGCGCCAAGCGGGCCCACCACGTCGAGCAACGCGTCGCCCTCGTCGAGCTGGTTGATCATCTTGGTCGTCTTGCCGACGCCCTGCACGACAATCGTGACCGAACCGGTCTCGGGGTCGGAGTCGGCGATCGTCAGCGGGATGCGTTCCCCCTGATCGTGCACGCGGACAATGACGAACTGGCCCGGCTGTCGCATCTTCGCGACCCGCGGAGCTTCGAGCCGCAGAAGCTTTACATCCGGCGCCAGAAATCTCGCTTCGAGGATTCTGTACATCGATGGTTTGAATTGTTTACGCGGCCACTGGCAATTGGCGATGGCAGCGCGGCTAACGGCAGAAAAGTTCCCTAAATTGTAATCGTCTGCGGGCCGGCTGCGGAGGAGCCGAACACGGCGTTTTCCGAAAACCGCTGCCTCGTTGATCGTTCCTCGCGGGGCGATTCAATACGCCCTCGGTCCGGTTGACCAGCTTACGCAGGGCGCCCAACGAGTCTTGTTGGGTTTCGCGGCGCAGGCTATCCTTGGGGTAGGGATTGGCGCTGTCATTCCCGATAAAAATTGATGCTTGATTCAGGCGTTCTGAACCGCTGTTTTTAAGTTGTCCTACCCTAGCGATACGATGATCATGTCCGCTCAAGTTACGGCAGATTCCCTGAAGAACCTGAAAGTATTCTCTGCCGTTCCCAAAGACGAGCTGCAGCAGGTTGCAGAGCTCTGTGAAGAAGTTCAGATCCCTGCTGGCTCTGTTCTCTTCCGCCAGAATGAAGAGGCGTCTGACGTCTACGTGATTGTGGACGGCGAAGTCTCCTTGGTGGTTTGCGACGCCATCTCTGCCTGCCGGCAGATCGGCGTCGCCCGTGCCGGCGAGTTGGTCGGCTGGTCGAGTGTGCTCGAGCGGCGCCTCCTGACCGACATGGCCTGCGCGAACACAGCAGTCACCGCACTGAAGATCGACGGCAGCGCACTGCTCGACTACTGCCAATCGCACACCAAGTTCGGTTTCGAACTGATGCGGATGACGGCGCTCACGATCGCCGAACGCCTGAGTGGCACCCGCAACCAGCTGATGGAAGTTCACGGGACGCACCTGCCCGAGGTGCGGCTTGAGTCCGACTGACGTTGTTTCCCCGCCGCTCTGCGGTGGGGTAGCCGGCAGGCGATGAACTCGCCAGAGGGGCCCGGAGTTCCTCGGCTGCTCTCGGCGGGACGAGTCATTCTTGGTCGCCGCCGACCGTGCTGCTCGACGCTGCTTTCCGCCCCGGCCACCGCCGGGGCGGACCGGTGTCGAATGATTCTCTGCCGCGCCTCTCTCTCAGTTCGGCTGCCGCCTGCGCAGGATTTATTTCTGCGGCCGGTTCGCTCTGCTGGCCGCGACGCCCAGAGCGGATTGAGTTCCCTCTCAGCCGGAGCTCTTGCAGCGGTTTCCTGCGAGAAACTGTCACAGCCGATGCGGGCGTGGCTACGAAAGAAACGCCTCGGAGCCCGGCCTCCATTCTTGTGGCAGACCGGGCTCGCTTAGTGCTGGTTCGTATCACCTCTTGGGTCGGATCGCGAAGACAACTTTCCCGGCAGATTCCTGTAGAGAAGAGCTGTACAGCGCGTTCGAATAGGAGGACGCGGCGGCCTGCTCTGCCGATGCTTGCGACGCAGGAGACGGCGGGCTTGCGTTGGGCGCAGTTCCAAGGGCGACTATTGTCCCGAGTAGCGCACCAACGGGACAAAAGTCAGCGGAAATGATTAGAGAGTCGATGTGGTAACTGCTGGAATGAAAAGACTTTGCGGCGATCGAGGGGCGACATCAGAGGGTACTTTTGTCCCTATGATTGCGTTTCCGGAATTCAGGGACAAAAGTCACCGCTCAGGGCGGCGAGACCTTCCGACTCGGAGCATCACTGCCGTGAGTGTCACTGCGCGGCGCCGCTCAAGATCTTCACCGGGCCGATCAGTCCGGAAGGCTCGAGCGGCGAGTCGGCGTCGAAGCGGGTGATGTTGGTCTTGGTGTAGGTTTGGGGGGCGTCGGGCTGGGCGTCGCCAATCAGGCGGTTGGGCCACAGATTGACGACCTCCACCACCAGCTCGTTGGCGCCGCTGCGGAGTGCGTCGCGGGTGCTAACGCGGAACGGCGGCGTCCAAGCGACGCCCAGCTCCTGACCGTTGAGCGTGACGCGGGCGGAGCACTCGACCCGCCCCAGGTCGATCCAGTGCGGACGCCTGGCGTCGACCGCGGGGCACTCGAAGGTCTGCCGGTAGACGGCCGCCCCGCTGTAGTAGCGGATGCCGGGATCGTCCGCGCGGGACCAGTCGGACAACTGGTCGAAGGCGGCCTCTGTAGGGCCGCCCCACCGTGGGTCGAACCGGACCTGCCAGGGGCCCGCCAGGGTGGCCTCGGTGGTGGTCGGTTGGGGGCGTGTCTTTTTTGGAGAGGTAATGGCGGTGTCGCGGGGGAACACAACGAATGCGGAACCGTACGGGGCGAGCTCCACCACCGCTCGGGTGCGGCCTTCGACCTGCTCGGCCGCGAGCGCACGGATGTCGCCAGTCACCGGATCCCAGATCTCGGGCCGGTCGGAGGTCGCCCTAAAGCGGCACCTCGGCGCGCAAGGCTCCGGCGAGCGGTTCGTGACGAAGTAGACATCGGCGTTGTCGGTTCGACGATGGATGTAGTCGAGCTCGCCGGCCTGTTTGGGGGAGTCTACCGCGAAGTCGGCGGCGATCGCCAGCCCGGCGAGGGCATCGCGGGCGGGGCGGTCGGCGATGTGACCAGCGTCCCACAAGGCGTTGGCCAACTCGGTGAAGGGCTCGTCGTCGCCGAGCCCGTAGGGGTGCGACGGCCGCGGGCCAACCACGGTGGCGCCCTGCCGAGCGAGCTCGGCGACCGCCTGCAGCGTGGCGAGTGCGTAGTGGCCGCTCGGCGGCAAAGCCAGCACCTCGTAGCGGGCGCCGCCGTCCAGCACGACGCGGCCGTTCTCCACGCGGGCGTGGCTGCGGAGGACCTCGGCGTTGACGACGTCGTAGTCGTAGTCGGGCAGGACGTGGGCCGGGTCTTCTGCCTTCAGGCGGACAAAGCTCGGGATGTTCTCGCCGTAGAAGTAGAGCACGTCGGCGGCGGGCTGACCCTGCTGGAGCATGAACTGGCAGCGATTGAGGTAGCCCAGAAAGCCGTCGGCCTGGCGCCACCAGGTGACATTCGGGTTGAGGTGCGTGCCGGCGAAGTAGGCGATGCCCGGCAGGCCTTCCTCTTGGGGAGAGCAGGGAAACGTGTGCCACATCACCATGTTGAGACCCTCGCACGCGACGCGGTCGAAATCCGGCTTGAGGTCGGCGGGGGTTTTCTGCCACTGCGGGCCAATGGTGGTGAAGGCCTCGGCCATCACCAGCCGCCGCCCGTAGATGTGGGCGGCCGACGCGGGTTGCTTGACGAACAGCCGCTCGTAGTCGTGCACGCGGTGCGTCTGGGAACTAGCCCAGAACTCGCCCATGGGGATGTCGCTCTTGCCGAGGTTGAGCAGGGCGTCGACCGGGGCGGCGTGCGGCCCGCCCGATTCCGGGTGGATCCCGACGCCGCGGTGGTGGGCGTAGTCGGCGAACGCCTGGTAGTTGTTGGCGGCGATGAGGTCGGCGAGGGTGCGGCGAAAGTCGTTGAGGAAGCGGTTGGAGGTCTGCCGGTCGTCGACAACGTAGCCGGCGATTGTCGGCAGGTAGGGCGTCAGGTCGTAGCCGCGGCGGGCGGCGAACGACCGCGGCAGGGCGGCGGTCCAGTTGACCGGGCCGAGCTCCCAGCTGTCGGTGTGGAGGAACCGGAGCGAGCGGCCCACCAGTGGGCCGGCCGCCTCGAGGATCGGGGAGAGGACGTCGTCGCAGTAGTGGTGGAACGCTTCGGCGTCGAGGTAGTCGATCGCCAACCCCTTCCAGCCGTCGCTAGAGGTCGAGACCCTCGCGCCGGACGGGGTGTAGCCGAAGCGGAGCACCAGCCACTTCCCCGGGGGCGCCCGCCAGGTTAGCCGGTCGCCGTCCAGTCGATCGGTGATATCGAGGATAGCGTCGTGGGAGATCGTCGCCTCGTTGGCGTCCCCGTGTCCGAACTCGAGCAGGTGCGAGGCGTCGACCGCGGTGAAGTGCCCCGGGTAGCGGTGGTAGGCCTTCTGCTCGAAGTTGTCGATCTTGGCGAGCGGCGAGTTGTCCTCGGGCAGCGGGACCGCCAGCAGTCGGACGTCGCGGTAGAAGCCAAGGCGGCTCTGCGGCTGCTTGATATCGGTGCGGATGAATTGGCCGCCGTCGATCGTGGACTCGGTCCACACGATCGACTTGGCGGACTGTTCGGGAGTGACGGTCGGGCCGCCAAGGTTCCAGCCGCTTTGGATATTGAAACCGAGTTCCAGGCCGAGCCGGTCTGCCTCATGCAACGCATGAACAAACAATTCGACCCACTCTGGCGAGGCAAAGTCGGGGCCGTGCTTCGGCTTAATGTTCTGGCCGCTGCTCGCGTGAGCCGCGTCGACAACGTTGGCGCCGCCCATGCCTTTCGCACGCATTGCTTCGAGGTCGCGGGTGATTGCCTGCTTCGTAACGTTGCCATTGATCCACCACCACCAGCAGCGGGTCCGGGACATCATCGGCGGCTTCGACCAGCCATCCTCCAGCGGCACGACAGGCTCGAGCGACGCCTGAAGCTCGGGTCGGAATGGCTCGGCGCCGGTGGATTCCGACACAGATAAAGGGGCCATCAGCGTGGCCAGGGTCGCTGCCAAACAGACGAACCACGGAGCGAGAGTGAGTCGAATGCTGGGGAAAGTCATTAATCCTAGATCGCCTGAATTGGCGGAAAAGAGCCTTGAGAGACGTTGTCGGGAGCGCCGCCCAAGGGATGCCCTGTACGCCCCGACCCGTTCTATTGTAGCAGCAAGCCGATCGGGGTGGCATTGCGGGCGGGCGACGGCAGCGGGGACGCTACGCGTCTGGGGCGGGCCACACGTCGTGCGGCGCCCGTGCGGCCTGCAAGCGTTGAACCATCTTAGGTATTGCCGCAACGACTTCGGACTCGGGGGTGAGGTGGCTCCAGGACAGTCGGACCGCGCCATCCAGTTCGGCGCCGGTGACGCCCATCGACGCGAGCACGTGGCTGGCGGTCGCGCAAATAGTTGTGCAGGCCGCCCCGTCGGAAACCGCGGCGACGCCGGCCAAGGCTTCAAGGGCCTGATCCGAATCAAGCCCCGGCAGCGACATATTGAGGGCGTTGGGCAACGCAAATTCGGCGTCGCCGTGCAACGCGGCGCCGAGGTCCGTGAAAGCCCGCACGAAGTGCTTCTTCAGGCGGACGCAGTGCTGATGGCGCGAATTGCGCTCGTCGGCCGCGAGCTCGGCCGCGAGCCCAAAGCCGGCGATCAGCGCCACCGGCAAAGAGCCAGAGCGGAGGCCGAACTCCTGGCCGCCGCCGTGGATGATGGGCTCGAGCGGCGGCAGGATGCCGGCCCGCCGCCGGGCGATCAAACAACCAACGCCTTGGGGACCGTGGATCTTGTGGGCGCTAACGCTGATCAGGTCGATTCGGTCGTGAGTGAGCGGGACCAAGTCTTTGCCGTACCCCTGCGCGGCGTCGACGTGCAGGAACGCGGCGCTGTCGCCCAATGCGGCGGCGATGGCGTCGACCGGCTGGGCGATGCCGGTCTCGTTGTTGACCTGCATGACCGACACCAGCAGCGTGTCGGGCCGCACGGCGGCGAGCACGGCGTCGGCCGCTACCCGGCCGGAAGGCTCGGCCGGCACAAGGGTCACCTCGAAGCCGCGTTCTTGGAGTACTGCGAGCGGTTCGAGCACCGCTTTGTGCTCGATCTCGGTCGACACGAGGTGGCGGCGGCCGGTCCGCTCGCCGTGGGCAGCGAGCCCGAGGAGGGCGAGGTTGTTGCTCTCGGTGGCGCCGCTGGTCAAAACGACCTCGTGCCGTCGGGCGTGCACCACGCGGGCGATCTGGTCGCGCGCTGCATTGACCGCGTCCTTCCCGCGTTGGCCGAACTCGTGCGTGCTTCCTGCGTTCCCGAAACTAGGGTCGAGGTGGCGGAGGATCACCTCCCGCACCCGCGGGTCGAGCGGCGTTGTGGCGTGGCTGTCGAGGTACAGGCTCATGCGGTGGCG
It includes:
- a CDS encoding sulfide/dihydroorotate dehydrogenase-like FAD/NAD-binding protein, encoding MYRILEARFLAPDVKLLRLEAPRVAKMRQPGQFVIVRVHDQGERIPLTIADSDPETGSVTIVVQGVGKTTKMINQLDEGDALLDVVGPLGAASEVEDFGTSVVIGGGVGTAIAYPTAVAMKQAGNHVISILGARNRQLVILEEEVRATSDELFVMTDDGSGGEQGFVTTKLQQLLDDKREINHVLAIGPVPMMKAVAEVTRPAGIPTVVSLNPIMVDGTGMCGGCRVLVGGETKFACVDGPEFDAHLVDFETLVQRNRMYRDQERAGLCQLEMAHPKVGPQHHP
- a CDS encoding Crp/Fnr family transcriptional regulator; the encoded protein is MSAQVTADSLKNLKVFSAVPKDELQQVAELCEEVQIPAGSVLFRQNEEASDVYVIVDGEVSLVVCDAISACRQIGVARAGELVGWSSVLERRLLTDMACANTAVTALKIDGSALLDYCQSHTKFGFELMRMTALTIAERLSGTRNQLMEVHGTHLPEVRLESD
- a CDS encoding glycosyl hydrolase; translated protein: MAPLSVSESTGAEPFRPELQASLEPVVPLEDGWSKPPMMSRTRCWWWWINGNVTKQAITRDLEAMRAKGMGGANVVDAAHASSGQNIKPKHGPDFASPEWVELFVHALHEADRLGLELGFNIQSGWNLGGPTVTPEQSAKSIVWTESTIDGGQFIRTDIKQPQSRLGFYRDVRLLAVPLPEDNSPLAKIDNFEQKAYHRYPGHFTAVDASHLLEFGHGDANEATISHDAILDITDRLDGDRLTWRAPPGKWLVLRFGYTPSGARVSTSSDGWKGLAIDYLDAEAFHHYCDDVLSPILEAAGPLVGRSLRFLHTDSWELGPVNWTAALPRSFAARRGYDLTPYLPTIAGYVVDDRQTSNRFLNDFRRTLADLIAANNYQAFADYAHHRGVGIHPESGGPHAAPVDALLNLGKSDIPMGEFWASSQTHRVHDYERLFVKQPASAAHIYGRRLVMAEAFTTIGPQWQKTPADLKPDFDRVACEGLNMVMWHTFPCSPQEEGLPGIAYFAGTHLNPNVTWWRQADGFLGYLNRCQFMLQQGQPAADVLYFYGENIPSFVRLKAEDPAHVLPDYDYDVVNAEVLRSHARVENGRVVLDGGARYEVLALPPSGHYALATLQAVAELARQGATVVGPRPSHPYGLGDDEPFTELANALWDAGHIADRPARDALAGLAIAADFAVDSPKQAGELDYIHRRTDNADVYFVTNRSPEPCAPRCRFRATSDRPEIWDPVTGDIRALAAEQVEGRTRAVVELAPYGSAFVVFPRDTAITSPKKTRPQPTTTEATLAGPWQVRFDPRWGGPTEAAFDQLSDWSRADDPGIRYYSGAAVYRQTFECPAVDARRPHWIDLGRVECSARVTLNGQELGVAWTPPFRVSTRDALRSGANELVVEVVNLWPNRLIGDAQPDAPQTYTKTNITRFDADSPLEPSGLIGPVKILSGAAQ
- a CDS encoding cysteine desulfurase family protein, translating into MSLYLDSHATTPLDPRVREVILRHLDPSFGNAGSTHEFGQRGKDAVNAARDQIARVVHARRHEVVLTSGATESNNLALLGLAAHGERTGRRHLVSTEIEHKAVLEPLAVLQERGFEVTLVPAEPSGRVAADAVLAAVRPDTLLVSVMQVNNETGIAQPVDAIAAALGDSAAFLHVDAAQGYGKDLVPLTHDRIDLISVSAHKIHGPQGVGCLIARRRAGILPPLEPIIHGGGQEFGLRSGSLPVALIAGFGLAAELAADERNSRHQHCVRLKKHFVRAFTDLGAALHGDAEFALPNALNMSLPGLDSDQALEALAGVAAVSDGAACTTICATASHVLASMGVTGAELDGAVRLSWSHLTPESEVVAAIPKMVQRLQAARAPHDVWPAPDA